Proteins encoded together in one Gigantopelta aegis isolate Gae_Host chromosome 8, Gae_host_genome, whole genome shotgun sequence window:
- the LOC121379845 gene encoding uncharacterized protein LOC121379845, whose protein sequence is MSLLSWLKNSPQPKTPGLPNPRESKTEIEAETIVAANTSVDKLTSEENPKKRKRGEYQNYDENVRAKIAVYAIEKGVMKATRKFSTELNKKLSESTVRSMKKAFLKEQTRTGATPRQLVKAQRGQ, encoded by the coding sequence ATGTCTTTACTCTCGTGGTTAAAAAATTCACCCCAACCTAAAACGCCCGGCTTACCAAATCCACGTGAAAGCAAGACTGAAATCGAGGCAGAAACGATAGTCGCAGCAAACACGTCAGTCGACAAGCTGACGTCAGAAGAAAATCCAAAAAAGAGAAAACGTGGTGAATATCAAAATTATGATGAAAACGTACGGGCAAAAATAGCTGTCTATGCTATTGAAAAAGGAGTCATGAAGGCCACAAGAAAGTTTTCAACTGAACTGAACAAAAAACTCTCCGAGTCGACCGTAAGAAGCATGAAAAAGGCTTTCTTAAAAGAGCAGACGCGCACAGGTGCTACGCCACGTCAACTGGTTAAAGCACAGCGAGGGCAATGA